The following coding sequences are from one Vulpes vulpes isolate BD-2025 chromosome 12, VulVul3, whole genome shotgun sequence window:
- the HRCT1 gene encoding histidine-rich carboxyl terminus protein 1: MLGLVGLVIGAAVAVLLLLLLAACLCRGRQDPDVERNPPAARRNRVRWAQPWFFPRRGQLGHFHYFHHPGHVSGMRHAGLHHHHLHHLHHHQAHHQGHLHHHHAHHLAHLHVHRGHR, encoded by the coding sequence ATGCTAGGCCTCGTGGGCTTGGTCATAGGTGCCGCTGTGgccgtgctgctgctgctgctgctggccgcCTGCCTGTGCCGCGGACGGCAGGACCCCGACGTGGAGAGGAACCCACCGGCTGCAAGGAGGAACCGAGTCCGGTGGGCCCAGCCTTGGTTCTTCCCGCGCCGGGGCCAGCTGGGACACTTTCACTACTTCCACCATCCTGGCCACGTGTCTGGCATGCGCCATGCGggcctccaccaccaccacctccaccacctccaccaccaccaagcCCACCATCAAggccacctccaccaccaccatgccCACCACCTCGCCCACCTCCACGTCCACCGAGGCCACCGCTGA
- the OR13J1 gene encoding olfactory receptor 13J1, which translates to MSPEHCNMELVNRTEIFEFFLKGFSGYPALEHLLFPLCSAMYLVTLLGNTAIVAVSVLDVHLHTPMYFFLGNLSILDICYTSTFVPLMLVHLLSAQKTISFVGCAIQMCLSLATGSTECLLLAIMAYDRYLAICRPLRYLVLMSHRLCLLLAGAAWVLCLVKSVTETVIAMRLPFCGHRMVSHFTCEILAVLKLACSDTSVSEVFLLVGAILLLPIPLAFICLSYTLILATILRVPSAAGRRKAFSTCSAHLAVVMLFYGTVIFMYMKPKSKEAHISDEVFTVLYAVVTPMLNPVIYSLRNKEVKEAARKVWCRSWTSK; encoded by the coding sequence ATGTCTCCTGAGCACTGCAATATGGAGTTGGTCAATAGGACAGAGATCTTTGAGTTCTTTCTGAAAGGATTTTCTGGCTACCCAGCCCTGGAgcacctgctcttccctctgtgctCAGCCATGTACCTGGTGACCCTGCTGGGGAACACAGCCATCGTGGCAGTGAGTGTCCTCGATGTCCACCTACACAcgcccatgtacttcttcctgggCAACCTCTCCATCCTGGACATCTGCTACACATCTACCTTTGTGCCTCTGATGCTGGTCCACCTCCTGTCAGCCCAGAAGACCATCTCTTTTGTTGGCTGTGCAATCCAGATGTGTCTGAGCCTAGCCACAGGCTCCACAGAGTGTCTACTTCTCGCCATCATGGCCTACGATCGCTACCTGGCCATTTGCCGGCCACTCAGGTATCTTGTGCTCATGAGCCACCGGCTCTGCTTGTTGCTGGCAGGAGCCGCCTGGGTACTCTGTCTTGTCAAGTCAGTGACTGAGACTGTCATTGCCATGAGGTTGCCTTTCTGTGGCCACCGCATGGTTAGTCACTTCACCTGTGAGATCCTGGCGGTGCTGAAGCTGGCATGCAGTGACACATCAGTCAGTGAAGTCTTCCTGCTGGTGGGTGCCATTCTGCTGCTGCCTATACCCCTGGCATTCATCTGCCTGTCCTACACACTTATCCTGGCCACCATCCTGAGAGTGCCCTCAGCAGCTGGGCGTCGCaaagccttctccacctgctcAGCACACCTGGCTGTGGTGATGCTGTTCTACGGCACCGTCATATTCATGTACATGAAACCCAAGAGCAAGGAGGCCCACATCTCTGACGAGGTCTTCACAGTCCTCTATGCTGTGGTCACACCTATGCTGAACCCTGTCATCTACAGCTTGAGGAACAAGGAGGTGAAGGAGGCTGCCAGGAAAGTATGGTGTAGGAGTTGGACATCCAAGTGA
- the LOC112930751 gene encoding olfactory receptor 13C7-like: protein MTCPRSGCLASRPVRASSDTCVVRTGLRENEMANQTAVTEYILLGLQEHHKLEMVLFVLCLGIYSVNVLGNSLLIVLNMLDPRLHSPMYFFLSNLSLMDICGTSSFVPLMVVNFLKTQRTISFPGCALQMYLTLALGSTECLLLAVMAYDRYVAICQPLRYPEIMRRQTCVQMVVLSWGMGFANSLLQSLLTWNVSFCGHNIINHFFCEILAVLKLACGDISLNALLIMVATVILTLAPLLLIFLSYIFILTTILRVPSAAGRRKAFSTCSAHIIVVVVFYGTISFMYFKPKAKDPDLDKIIALFYGVVTPSLNPIIYSLRNAEVKAAAIALLWGDLLSRKMSHLPCCSSTLSCMAG from the coding sequence ATGACCTGCCCCCGGTCAGGCTGCTTGGCTTCCAGGCCAGTGAGAGCTTCCTCTGACACCTGTGTGGTCCGGACAGGACTGAGGGAGAATGAGATGGCAAACCAGACGGCTGTGACAGAATACATCTTGCTGGGGCTCCAGGAGCACCATAAGCTCGAGATGGTCCTGTTTGTGCTCTGCCTGGGCATCTACTCTGTGAATGTGCTGGGGAACTCCCTCCTCATAGTGCTGAACATGTTGGACCCCCGTCTGCACagccccatgtacttcttcctcagcaACCTCTCCCTGATGGACATCTGTGGCACATCCTCCTTTGTGCCTCTCATGGTGGTCAACTTCCTGAAAACCCAGAGGACCATCTCCTTCCCTGGCTGTGCCCTGCAGATGTACTTGACCCTGGCTCTGGGCTCCACGGAGTGCCTGCTCCTGGCAGTGATGGCATACGACCGTTATGTGGCCATCTGCCAGCCACTTAGGTACCCAGAGATCATGCGTAGGCAGACGTGTGTGCAGATGGTGGTGCTGAGCTGGGGGATGGGCTTTGCCAACTCACTGCTGCAGTCCCTTCTTACCTGGAATGTCTCCTTCTGTGGCCACAATATCATCAACCACTTCTTCTGCGAGATCTTGGCAGTGCTGAAACTGGCCTGTGGGGACATCTCTCTCAATGCACTGCTAATAATGGTGGCCACAGTTATCCTGACACTGGCCCCACTTCTGCTCATCTTCCTGTCCTACATTTTCATCCTCACTACCATCCTTAGGGTGCCCTCAGCTGCAGGCCGACGCaaagccttctccacctgctcTGCCCACATCATAGTGGTGGTAGTTTTCTATGGGACCATCTCCTTCATGTACTTCAAGCCCAAGGCCAAGGACCCTGACCTGGATAAGATTATTGCATTGTTCTATGGGGTTGTGACACCCTCACTGAACCCCATCATCTACAGCCTGAGGAACGCAGAAGTGAAAGCTGCTGCTATAGCCCTGCTGTGGGGAGACCTGCTCTCCAGGAAGATGTCCCATCTTCCCTGTTGCTCTTCAACTCTATCATGCATGGCAGGCTAG